Proteins encoded within one genomic window of Corvus moneduloides isolate bCorMon1 chromosome 20, bCorMon1.pri, whole genome shotgun sequence:
- the SPACA6 gene encoding sperm acrosome membrane-associated protein 6, whose translation MEWWSVALMLMLVPWHPRNRGFWLWVLMSCLPEVHPCLLCFGPPIQRARLCRDITGASVNDPRHKKCHEALVEAAKPLASITVGSGQREELRDIIMDAMYFIEDQKDKKPLNKSLQEAVNTIWTKLSLLGKVPACIPPCGFQPAARVFQCATCRFVDCQFALDCPVQDLWTYTDETIVLRCNVPFPIPTGLPITWMFAPNLRTQDMTLFKELKGNPEKPFSLTIEEPALGTIACHLGELSKPIIRKFFYLNVSEGSVEEEKGLQAVFSTVLHWLDDKTPLPHIPTMGLALAVSSMAFVLLLVAIWQCLCVRLTSHRCGYQGSSEDSKSLDSV comes from the exons ATGGAGTGGTGGTCAGTGGCCCTGATGCTGATGTTAGTCCCCTGGCACCCTAGAAACCGTGGCTTTTGGCTGTGGGTCCTGATGTCCTGCCTTCCTGAGGTGcacccctgcctgctctgctttgggcCCCCCATTCAGCGGGCACGGCTTTGCCGTGACATTACTGGGGCCTCTGTCAATGACCCCAGACATAAAAAATGCCATGAGGCCCTTGTTGAGGCTGCTAAACCACTTGCCTCCATCACTGTAG GGTCAGGACAGCGTGAGGAACTTCGGGACATCATCATGGATGCTATGTATTTTATAGAGGACCAAAAGGACAAGA AACCCCTGAACAAGTCTCTGCAGGAAGCTGTCAACACTATCTGGACAAAGCTGAGCCTGCTGGGGAAAG TTCCAGCCTGCATCCCACCCTGCG GATTCCAGCCAGCTGCCCGAGTCTTCCAGTGTGCTACCTGCCGCTTCGTGGACTGTCAGTTTGCCCTGGACTGCCCAG TGCAGGACCTGTGGACCTACACAGATGAAACCATCGTGCTGCGCTGCAACGtgcccttccccatccccactgGCCTGCCCATCACCTGGATGTTTGCCCCAAAT CTGCGCACACAGGACATGACACTGTTCAAGGAGCTGAAGGGGAATCCAGAGAAGCCCTTCAGCCTGACCATTGAGGAACCTGCTCTGGGAACCATTGCCTGTCACCTGGGGGAACTTTCCAAGCCTATTATCCGCAAGTTCTTCTACCTCAATG TGTCAGAGGGAAGtgtggaggaagagaaaggactCCAGGCTGTGTTCAGCACTGTGCTGCACTGGCTCGATGACAAGACCCCCCTGCCCCACATACCAACCATGGGACTGGCTCTGGCTGTCAGCTCCATGGCATTCGTTCTGCTGCTGGT GGCCATCTGGCAATGCCTCTGTGTCCGCCTGACATCCCACAGATGTGGATATCAGGGTAGCTCAGAGGATTCCAAATCCCTGGATTCAGTGT
- the LOC116454138 gene encoding LOW QUALITY PROTEIN: E3 ubiquitin-protein ligase RBBP6-like (The sequence of the model RefSeq protein was modified relative to this genomic sequence to represent the inferred CDS: inserted 1 base in 1 codon; deleted 1 base in 1 codon), translating to MSGVHYKFSSKLSYDVVTFRGHSISLXELKRQSMARERLKAANCDLQILKAETSEEYSDDAQIPKNISVIVKRVPARAM from the exons ATGTCGGGTGTCCACTACAAGTTCTCCTCCAAGCTGAGCTACGACGTGGTCACGTTCCGTGGCCACAGCATCTCCT GTGAGCTCAAGCGCCAGAGCATGGCCCGCGAGAGGCTGAAGGCGGCCAACTGTGACCTGCAGATCCTCAAAGCTGAGACCAGCGAAG AATACTCTGATGATGCCCAGATCCCAAAGAATATCTCAGTT ATTGTGAAGAGAGTCCCAGCTCGAGCTATGTGA